In one Stenotrophomonas maltophilia genomic region, the following are encoded:
- the miaB gene encoding tRNA (N6-isopentenyl adenosine(37)-C2)-methylthiotransferase MiaB: MTGTPDVFPPATPGGTPLVALPSAPRTPEQIKGKLYIKTHGCQMNEYDSAKMADVLAASDGLVLTDTPEDADVILVNTCSIREKAQEKVFSQLGVWKGLKNQGREVIIGVGGCVASQEGEAIIKRAPFVDLVFGPQTLHRLPELIRARREQKRPQVDISFPEIEKFDRLPEPRAEGASAFVSIMEGCSKYCSFCVVPYTRGTEVSRPFEDVVVEVAQLAAQGVREINLLGQNVNAYRGPYGDGEFADLGLLIRTIAEIDGVGRIRFTTSHPLEFSDSLVDAFRDVPQLANFLHLPVQAGSDRVLSAMKRGYTALEFKSKIRKLRAVRPDISISSDFIVGFPGETEADFEKTMKLIEDIGFDHSFSFLYSRRPGTPAADLEDTLSDAEKHARLSRLQERINAHAAGISAKMVGTVQTVLVEGPSRKNPNELTGKTENMRSVNFPAPARLIGQFVDVVITEALTNSLRGRVVTEG; this comes from the coding sequence ATGACCGGGACGCCAGACGTCTTTCCGCCCGCCACGCCGGGCGGCACCCCGCTCGTTGCCCTGCCCTCCGCTCCGCGCACGCCGGAGCAGATCAAGGGCAAGCTGTACATCAAGACCCACGGTTGCCAGATGAACGAGTACGACTCGGCCAAGATGGCCGACGTGCTCGCCGCCAGCGACGGCCTGGTGCTGACCGACACCCCGGAGGATGCCGACGTCATCCTGGTCAACACCTGTTCCATCCGCGAGAAGGCGCAGGAGAAGGTGTTCAGCCAGCTCGGCGTCTGGAAGGGACTGAAGAACCAGGGCCGCGAGGTCATCATCGGCGTCGGTGGCTGTGTCGCTTCGCAGGAGGGCGAAGCCATCATCAAGCGCGCGCCGTTCGTGGACCTGGTGTTCGGCCCGCAGACCCTGCACCGGTTGCCGGAGCTGATCCGAGCGCGTCGCGAGCAGAAGCGACCGCAGGTGGACATCAGCTTCCCGGAAATCGAGAAGTTCGACCGCCTGCCGGAGCCGCGCGCTGAAGGCGCGTCGGCGTTCGTGTCGATCATGGAAGGCTGCTCGAAGTACTGCTCGTTCTGCGTGGTGCCCTACACCCGCGGCACCGAAGTCAGCCGTCCATTCGAGGACGTGGTGGTGGAAGTGGCACAGCTGGCCGCGCAGGGCGTACGCGAGATCAACCTGCTCGGCCAGAACGTCAACGCCTACCGTGGCCCGTATGGCGATGGCGAGTTCGCCGATCTGGGCCTGTTGATCCGCACCATCGCCGAGATCGATGGCGTCGGCCGCATCCGCTTCACCACCTCGCACCCGCTGGAGTTCAGCGACTCGCTGGTAGACGCGTTCCGGGATGTGCCGCAGCTGGCCAACTTCCTGCATCTGCCGGTGCAGGCCGGCAGCGACCGCGTCCTGTCGGCGATGAAGCGCGGCTACACCGCGCTGGAGTTCAAGTCGAAGATCCGCAAGCTGCGCGCGGTGCGCCCGGATATCTCGATCAGTTCGGACTTCATCGTCGGCTTCCCTGGCGAGACCGAGGCGGACTTCGAGAAGACCATGAAACTTATCGAGGACATCGGCTTCGACCACAGCTTCTCCTTCCTCTATTCGCGACGCCCGGGCACTCCGGCCGCCGACCTGGAAGACACGCTCAGCGATGCCGAGAAGCACGCGCGGCTGTCGCGCCTGCAGGAGCGCATCAACGCGCACGCCGCCGGCATTTCCGCAAAGATGGTCGGCACCGTGCAGACGGTACTGGTGGAAGGCCCGTCGCGGAAGAACCCGAACGAGCTGACCGGCAAGACCGAGAACATGCGCTCGGTGAACTTCCCGGCGCCGGCACGCCTGATCGGTCAGTTCGTGGATGTGGTGATCACCGAGGCATTGACCAATTCGCTGCGCGGGCGGGTGGTGACGGAAGGCTGA